One Fuerstiella marisgermanici DNA window includes the following coding sequences:
- a CDS encoding Ig-like domain-containing protein: MINFLRKLFRSNHMPFANGRRRVGRRRHSRPEKLEDRCLLAAVVWDGGGTTSNWSDALNWDNDVVPATGDDVTIDLVGAAYTVNLDVDIAAGQATESLGSLTLNSADVTFASAGKTLTVSGDSDVFDGAVTWANSVWTGTGTLTVGTASFFNMYDSTTTPSRIDSAFVNNGDVLIRGLTNQWTHSSVVNSSSGKITINSLSSPLALSHLYLSDGMVNQGLIELQNTSTSGGRVVALHTGTGTLLNEVGATINTPGTTALATYQLNAQIDNRGTIDFSGAGTGLIDKLGANSVNSGTIISSAANAIEIKGFNSFTNSGTIDTTSSIRSLIQGQSQTTSTFTNSNVVTLGDTGGNESVVETLDVLTNTASGDITFHTGNGQLRNYTTFNNIGDVEVTSGHRLTATNGTINNAAGSTFDGDGNIVLFAATMDVAGTLSTGNASYTLDNAVVQGAGTFVNDSFVNMYDNDSGPSRIDSAIVNNGDILVRGDTNQWTHSSIVNSASGKITINSLNFPLALSHLYLSDGMINHGLIELQNTSSSGGRVVALHTGTGTLLNEVGATINTPGTTALATYQLNAQIDNRGTIDFSGAGTGLIDKLGANSVNSGTIISSAANAIEIKGFNSFTNSGTIDTTSSIRSLIQGQSQTTSTFTNSNVVTLGDTGGNESVVETLDVLTNTASGDITFHTGNGQLRNYTTFNNIGDVEVTSGHRLTATNGTINNAAGSTFDGDGNIVLFAATMDVAGTLSTGNASYTLDNAVVQGAGTFVNDSFVNMYDNDSGPSRIDSAIVNNGDILVRGDTNQWTHSSIVNSASGKITINSLNFPLALSHLYLSDGMINHGLIELQNTSSSGGRVVALHTGTGTLLNEVGATINTPGTTALATYQLNAQIDNRGTIDFSGAGTGLIDKLGANSVNSGTVISSAANAVEINNFNSFENYGTINTGAIQAYFSNGGSYTNQATGQILSSVDAEFNNVADVFGVGTIGTNLNASNSDINPGLSPGILSVIGNYIQNGNSSLSVEIGGNLPGTGVGFHDQVTVTGAVTIGSNVSLNTTSFGGYVPAGGDSYVIINNDSTDLVSGTFVGLAEGAIISTDFLGSGETATITYSGGTDNNDVVINIVDITPPLAPNTPDLDAGSDSGVSGSDDYTNVVLPTFTGTAEAGSTVEVFSSVAGSLGTVTANATTGAWSLTIGVVLVDGAHNITATATDAALNVSPVSGVLPVTIDTVGPLVTVEQDSEQADPTNGSPIDFDVVFSEATTTFTTGDVDLSASTTPGTLTGTVSGSGTSYGVAVSGMTGSGTVVANVTAGVAFDIAGNPNTASTSVDNQVAFADAVYDFAAAEFSTPEFDFTHTNNVARVTRSGNTSIASTVDVVLIDGTATADSDYTAGPLTLNFAAGETSKVVPIEFLGDSVVELNETIGLSFANFSGSGSLGTTNPTATVTIGDDDFATLTIAGATVSEGTGGTSQLIFDVTLDAAIDAAFTVDYETADGTATSADGDYTAVAATPLAFIGSANEVQQITIDVATDSKVELNEAISVLLSNVQASGRDIRLDGGVEFEHLGNAAPATEGWPAGVPGPSVTVGPITNDLGTGVNAWAVDDISTAANSIQLYRLIPTGAQVAEANSRGWSLSSTLRVVDVPDSPDRAAYVNFVDNSTRYRMDFGSEPDGDPIVLLQTGVSAGNDTGHTVILDGLGGGYHRYDLRYDPTAGSADLFVDGVEVFSNYAGMTDTLGQRVGWGSGQASATGHTHFNSVQWAVTPATSTATGTITNDDSAVLSVTAESKNEGTGGSPTLYTFDIDLSNPVDVAVGLTADTQDGTATAVDDFTAITGASVSFAANSTTPQQVTVEVTADNKVEANEAFDLVLSALSAGGRDVTFVGGGATESATASVLNDDSATVMVTGVNDTEENGPFNLQVSLSAPVDAIVEVDLSTVDIGDATGGGVDYIDIVNQLVTLPANSTAPVIVPVTINDETLVEADEDFETALSNLVSTLSGSITLGANATSTIQDTDSGTVGETYDFTAATFSTPELNVTHTNPVVRVTRSANTSNASSVDVVLGSGTATAGSDFTAGPLTLNFAAGETTKVVPIEFLGDSVVELHETLNLTFANFSGSGQAGTTNSTATVTIADDDFATLTIANASVVEGTGGTNQLVFDVTLDAEVDAAFSVDYETVNGTATSADGDYTAVAATALNFAGSASELQKILIDVAGDTKVELDEAISVLLSNVQASGRDVRLKTMLPVFAHAGAADPAAEGWAYSQGPSTSSGPILNDQGSDIDAWFVEDTSLIGGTHQFNEQVPAAAQITEAAANGWALSSTVRVLSGSAGTHDSMSMDYLDGSRQYSVAFDVDSNGDTFVRLNAGGFSTGPTYTLTGAGSSYHEYDLRFDPVAGSADLFVDGVERLSNYTGVALVHSPRVGWGAAASDGTGRAHFNSVAWTIGAQQTATAVGAITNDDSASVSVSNVSQVETDGGQTAFDFEVVLSAQVDTSVTLQADTAVGSATLADNDYQELTGQSVAFSPATVAGPQTQTVTVQVNGDGVVEVDEAFNLILSNLSAGGRDVAFAGAAATLTGQGTILNDDAPPVAPGTPDLDALSDTGSDDADDLTADDTPTFLGNVGAAEAGGTIALFADGTAVGSAVVAGDGTWSVDSSLLADGVHAITATLTDIHGNVSPLSAALSIQIDTSAPAVPGAPDLENSSDTGNSDTDNLTSDNTPEISGTAEPNAIIEVLDGGTSIGITMADGTGNWVFTAPTLSDGIHSLTVTATDAAGNTSPPSAALDVTVDTAIPATPSVTGFSDDTGTQGDGITGDQTLFVSGNAEVNSTVEVFLGGSSIGTTSADGSGNWLFDFTGTTLGDGVHNFSAQSTDVAGNTSITSSVFAITVDATAPNAPSVTAISVDSATPGDGVTNDNTLIVSGTAEANSTVEVFLDGNAIGTTTTNGTGAWSFDHSGTVLADGSYNITAAATDVAGNISPTSNALAVTIDTVAPLTPSTPDLESTSDTGSSDTDDVTSDDTPTISGTAEPDSIVEVFVDGTSQGTTTADSSGNWAFTTSSVSDGPHDFTVTATDASGNVSDASTALTVTIDTIAPAAPQIVSPTNGSTTADTTPDVTGTAEAGAEIVVLEGAASLAATSADGAGDWTATSSPLADGVHTIEAHATDLAGNQSTNSSPVSFTVQTGGTNEVPIITNVETDATLQNKARPGDTVTLIAAFTDQNVGDTHTATIDWGDGTTSVGVVDANTGTLTGIHQYGTGGVFEVSVTVTDNVGDSDTESTKAIVRGVRLAASGELQVVGSQYSDVIHVYKHHAKVKVKTWRAWTWPKWYSFDAGDVTSFLIIGCDGNDHIHIDHRLNQPATVFSGAGNDHVITSSGDDFIDGGAGRDHISSDGGHDTIVDMDGNNVIWSGSGSDTVTTGNGHDRVYAGDGDDTVDSGDGNNLVHGNDGNDTIISGSGADCIHSGDDDDVVHSGDGNDWIDGGQGNDVIFAGAGNDRVFAGDGRDVVFGGSGNDRLDGGRGQDLLFGGTGRDYLNGGRGADILVGGDGQDTLCGGKDNDLLIGGSLDTDWESAFDAVALDDALMEWATGDLADTMNILGNVLDDNDKDHLFGQQGLDRFVAGVSDRTCQ; this comes from the coding sequence ATGATCAATTTCCTCCGCAAGCTCTTTCGTTCCAACCACATGCCTTTCGCCAACGGTCGGCGGCGCGTTGGCCGTCGACGCCATTCAAGACCTGAGAAGCTCGAAGATCGCTGTCTGCTCGCAGCCGTGGTTTGGGACGGGGGTGGAACAACCTCCAACTGGAGCGACGCTTTGAACTGGGACAACGATGTTGTTCCGGCGACCGGAGATGACGTGACGATCGATTTGGTCGGGGCGGCCTACACGGTAAATCTGGATGTCGATATCGCCGCGGGACAAGCGACCGAGAGTCTTGGCAGCTTGACGCTGAATTCGGCCGACGTGACGTTTGCTTCAGCGGGGAAAACACTGACCGTTTCCGGCGATTCGGATGTTTTTGACGGTGCCGTCACATGGGCCAACTCGGTCTGGACAGGAACTGGCACGCTGACAGTCGGGACAGCGAGCTTTTTTAATATGTACGATTCGACGACAACGCCCAGCCGTATTGACAGTGCGTTTGTGAACAACGGCGATGTGTTGATTCGCGGGCTGACGAATCAGTGGACGCACAGTTCGGTCGTGAATTCGTCAAGCGGGAAGATTACGATCAATTCGCTCAGCTCTCCGCTGGCTCTGTCGCATCTGTATCTTTCGGATGGGATGGTCAATCAGGGACTCATTGAACTGCAGAACACGAGTACCAGCGGCGGTCGTGTGGTTGCGCTGCACACGGGGACGGGCACTCTGTTGAACGAAGTGGGGGCCACGATCAACACACCGGGGACTACTGCGTTGGCGACGTATCAGTTGAACGCCCAGATCGACAACCGGGGGACGATTGACTTTTCGGGTGCCGGGACAGGATTGATTGACAAGTTGGGAGCCAACTCCGTGAACAGTGGGACGATCATCTCTTCGGCCGCCAACGCGATTGAAATCAAAGGGTTCAACTCCTTCACGAACAGTGGAACCATTGACACCACGTCCAGCATTCGTTCGCTGATTCAGGGTCAGAGTCAGACGACGTCCACATTCACGAACAGCAATGTCGTCACGCTGGGTGACACCGGTGGGAATGAATCTGTGGTGGAAACACTGGATGTGTTGACCAACACGGCGAGCGGTGACATCACTTTCCACACAGGGAACGGCCAGCTTCGCAACTACACCACGTTCAACAATATTGGGGATGTGGAGGTCACCAGCGGCCACAGACTGACGGCGACGAACGGGACGATCAACAATGCCGCCGGTTCAACGTTTGACGGCGATGGCAACATTGTCCTTTTTGCGGCCACGATGGATGTTGCCGGGACTCTGTCGACGGGCAATGCGTCGTACACTCTGGACAACGCCGTTGTGCAGGGTGCCGGCACCTTCGTGAATGATTCGTTTGTGAACATGTACGACAACGATAGCGGTCCGAGCCGTATTGACAGTGCGATTGTGAATAACGGTGACATTCTGGTTCGTGGTGACACGAACCAATGGACGCACAGTTCGATTGTGAATTCGGCGAGCGGGAAGATCACGATCAATTCGCTGAACTTTCCTTTGGCGCTGTCCCACCTGTATTTGTCGGATGGAATGATCAATCATGGACTGATCGAACTGCAGAACACGAGTTCGAGCGGTGGCCGTGTGGTTGCTCTGCACACGGGGACGGGCACTCTGTTGAACGAAGTGGGGGCCACGATCAACACACCGGGGACTACTGCGTTGGCGACGTATCAGTTGAACGCCCAGATCGACAACCGGGGGACGATTGACTTTTCGGGTGCCGGGACAGGATTGATTGACAAGTTGGGAGCCAACTCCGTGAACAGTGGGACGATCATCTCTTCGGCCGCCAACGCGATTGAAATCAAAGGGTTCAACTCCTTCACGAACAGTGGAACCATTGACACCACGTCCAGCATTCGTTCGCTGATTCAGGGTCAGAGTCAGACGACGTCCACATTCACGAACAGCAATGTCGTCACGCTGGGTGACACCGGTGGGAATGAATCTGTGGTGGAAACACTGGATGTGTTGACCAACACGGCGAGCGGTGACATCACTTTCCACACAGGGAACGGCCAGCTTCGCAACTACACCACGTTCAACAATATTGGGGATGTGGAGGTCACCAGTGGCCACAGGCTGACGGCGACGAACGGGACGATCAACAACGCAGCAGGATCAACGTTTGACGGCGATGGCAACATTGTCCTTTTTGCGGCCACGATGGATGTTGCCGGGACTCTGTCGACGGGCAATGCGTCGTACACTCTGGACAACGCCGTTGTGCAGGGTGCCGGCACCTTCGTGAATGATTCGTTTGTGAACATGTACGACAACGATAGCGGTCCGAGCCGTATTGACAGTGCGATTGTGAATAACGGTGACATTCTGGTTCGTGGTGACACGAACCAATGGACGCACAGTTCGATTGTGAATTCGGCGAGCGGGAAGATCACGATCAATTCGCTGAACTTTCCTTTGGCGCTGTCCCACCTGTATTTGTCGGATGGAATGATCAATCATGGACTGATCGAACTGCAGAACACGAGTTCGAGCGGTGGCCGTGTGGTTGCTCTGCACACGGGGACGGGCACTCTGTTGAACGAAGTGGGGGCCACGATCAACACACCGGGGACTACTGCGTTGGCGACGTATCAGTTGAACGCCCAGATCGACAACCGGGGGACGATTGACTTTTCGGGTGCCGGGACAGGATTGATTGACAAGTTGGGAGCCAACTCCGTGAACAGTGGGACGGTCATCTCTTCGGCCGCCAACGCCGTGGAAATCAACAACTTCAACAGCTTTGAAAACTATGGAACCATCAATACAGGTGCAATTCAGGCATATTTTTCCAATGGCGGAAGCTACACAAATCAAGCAACTGGCCAGATATTGTCGTCCGTTGACGCGGAATTTAACAATGTCGCAGATGTCTTTGGCGTTGGCACGATCGGCACCAATCTGAATGCCTCAAATAGTGACATTAACCCAGGACTTTCGCCCGGCATCCTAAGTGTCATTGGTAACTATATTCAGAATGGCAATAGCAGTCTATCAGTGGAAATCGGCGGAAATCTTCCCGGCACCGGAGTTGGCTTCCATGACCAGGTGACTGTGACGGGCGCTGTCACAATTGGCAGCAATGTTTCGCTAAATACGACTTCCTTTGGCGGATACGTCCCGGCTGGTGGTGATTCGTATGTCATCATCAACAACGACAGCACTGATCTTGTTAGCGGGACATTCGTCGGCCTCGCCGAAGGTGCCATCATCAGCACCGACTTTCTTGGGTCGGGCGAAACGGCAACGATCACTTATTCCGGCGGAACGGACAATAACGACGTCGTGATCAATATTGTTGACATCACGCCACCGCTTGCTCCAAATACTCCGGATCTCGACGCGGGCAGCGATTCCGGGGTGTCGGGTTCGGATGACTACACCAACGTTGTTCTGCCAACTTTCACAGGAACGGCCGAAGCAGGAAGTACCGTCGAAGTATTTTCTAGTGTCGCGGGTTCACTCGGGACAGTCACGGCCAACGCCACCACCGGAGCCTGGTCATTGACGATCGGTGTGGTGCTGGTCGATGGCGCTCATAATATCACGGCGACTGCGACAGATGCGGCGCTAAACGTTAGCCCGGTTTCGGGCGTGCTTCCGGTCACCATCGATACGGTCGGACCATTGGTCACAGTCGAGCAGGATTCCGAACAGGCGGACCCGACTAATGGTTCGCCGATCGACTTTGATGTCGTCTTCAGTGAAGCCACGACGACGTTTACAACTGGTGATGTAGACCTGTCAGCAAGCACCACGCCGGGAACGCTCACTGGGACAGTCTCCGGCAGCGGGACGAGCTATGGCGTTGCCGTCAGCGGTATGACGGGAAGCGGTACCGTGGTCGCCAATGTTACGGCAGGTGTCGCATTCGATATCGCTGGCAACCCGAACACCGCCAGCACCAGCGTTGACAACCAAGTCGCGTTTGCAGATGCGGTTTATGACTTCGCCGCTGCGGAATTCTCCACGCCGGAATTCGATTTTACTCACACGAACAACGTCGCGCGAGTTACTCGTTCCGGCAACACGTCGATCGCTTCGACTGTCGATGTGGTCTTGATAGATGGTACGGCAACGGCAGACTCGGACTACACGGCGGGACCATTGACGCTGAATTTTGCGGCCGGAGAAACATCCAAGGTTGTGCCGATTGAATTCCTTGGCGATTCCGTCGTGGAGTTAAACGAAACGATTGGATTGTCATTCGCGAACTTCAGCGGTTCCGGTTCATTGGGCACCACAAATCCCACCGCGACGGTCACTATTGGTGACGATGATTTCGCGACTCTGACGATTGCCGGTGCAACCGTTTCCGAAGGAACCGGCGGCACGAGTCAACTGATCTTCGATGTGACTCTGGATGCCGCCATTGATGCCGCTTTCACAGTCGACTATGAGACTGCAGACGGCACGGCGACCAGTGCCGATGGAGACTACACGGCTGTTGCCGCCACGCCACTTGCCTTCATCGGCTCGGCGAATGAAGTTCAACAAATCACGATTGACGTCGCCACCGATTCCAAAGTTGAACTGAATGAAGCGATTTCGGTGCTGCTCAGCAACGTCCAGGCGAGTGGTCGTGATATCCGTCTGGATGGAGGTGTCGAATTTGAACATTTGGGCAATGCGGCGCCCGCAACTGAGGGCTGGCCCGCGGGTGTGCCCGGCCCCAGTGTCACCGTCGGGCCAATCACGAACGATCTCGGGACTGGAGTAAATGCGTGGGCCGTTGATGACATTTCGACTGCCGCAAACAGCATTCAGCTCTACAGATTAATTCCAACCGGGGCACAGGTGGCCGAGGCCAACAGTCGTGGATGGTCGCTCAGCTCCACACTTCGTGTTGTTGATGTACCGGATAGTCCAGATCGAGCTGCATACGTGAATTTCGTCGACAACTCAACGCGATATCGAATGGACTTTGGCAGCGAGCCAGACGGAGATCCCATCGTATTGCTGCAGACCGGCGTGAGCGCGGGAAATGACACGGGGCATACCGTTATCCTCGATGGCCTTGGCGGCGGATATCACCGTTATGATCTTCGCTACGATCCAACGGCGGGTTCCGCAGATCTGTTTGTTGATGGCGTCGAAGTATTCAGCAACTACGCGGGAATGACCGACACGCTTGGTCAACGTGTCGGCTGGGGCTCGGGGCAGGCTTCCGCAACTGGTCACACTCACTTCAACTCAGTTCAATGGGCGGTTACTCCTGCAACGAGCACCGCGACCGGCACGATCACCAACGACGACAGTGCCGTTCTGAGCGTCACGGCTGAATCGAAGAATGAAGGCACGGGCGGCTCACCGACTCTATACACATTCGATATCGACCTGTCGAATCCAGTCGACGTCGCTGTTGGCCTGACGGCTGATACGCAGGACGGTACCGCCACGGCAGTAGACGATTTTACGGCAATCACCGGCGCCAGCGTCAGCTTCGCTGCCAATTCGACAACACCGCAACAGGTAACTGTCGAGGTGACGGCGGACAACAAGGTCGAGGCCAACGAAGCCTTTGATCTGGTGCTCAGTGCCCTGTCGGCTGGCGGTCGTGACGTCACATTCGTGGGCGGCGGAGCCACTGAATCCGCAACTGCCAGCGTACTTAACGACGACTCCGCCACCGTGATGGTGACGGGTGTCAATGACACAGAAGAAAACGGGCCGTTCAATCTGCAGGTCTCGCTGTCCGCCCCAGTTGACGCGATAGTTGAGGTGGATCTGTCAACTGTCGACATCGGTGACGCCACAGGTGGTGGTGTCGATTACATCGATATCGTCAATCAACTGGTCACTCTGCCAGCCAACAGCACGGCTCCTGTGATTGTGCCGGTCACCATCAATGACGAAACCCTCGTCGAGGCGGATGAAGATTTCGAAACGGCTCTCAGCAATCTTGTCAGCACACTTTCCGGCAGTATCACGCTGGGAGCAAACGCCACGTCCACCATTCAAGACACAGACAGCGGCACAGTCGGCGAAACGTACGATTTCACAGCCGCGACATTCTCTACTCCCGAACTGAATGTCACGCACACAAATCCTGTCGTCCGAGTCACTCGATCGGCGAATACATCAAACGCTTCGTCTGTGGATGTCGTCTTGGGTTCCGGAACGGCGACGGCTGGCAGCGATTTCACGGCCGGACCGCTGACGTTGAACTTCGCCGCTGGTGAAACGACGAAAGTCGTGCCGATTGAATTCCTCGGCGACAGTGTCGTTGAATTGCACGAAACACTGAACCTGACCTTTGCTAACTTCAGCGGTAGCGGGCAGGCGGGAACGACGAATTCGACAGCAACGGTCACGATTGCTGATGACGACTTCGCCACGCTTACCATTGCCAACGCCAGCGTCGTCGAAGGCACTGGAGGCACCAACCAATTGGTGTTTGACGTGACTCTGGATGCGGAGGTCGACGCTGCCTTCTCCGTCGACTACGAAACAGTGAACGGCACAGCCACAAGCGCAGATGGTGACTACACGGCAGTTGCGGCGACCGCACTCAACTTTGCAGGCAGCGCCAGCGAACTTCAGAAAATTCTGATTGATGTCGCAGGCGATACCAAAGTCGAACTGGATGAAGCCATTTCGGTGCTGCTCAGTAATGTTCAGGCGAGTGGGCGCGATGTTCGGCTGAAGACAATGTTGCCTGTGTTCGCTCATGCCGGCGCTGCTGATCCTGCGGCCGAAGGATGGGCGTACTCGCAGGGGCCATCCACTTCGTCGGGGCCGATCCTCAACGATCAGGGTTCCGATATCGATGCGTGGTTTGTGGAAGACACATCACTAATTGGAGGAACACATCAGTTCAACGAACAGGTTCCGGCAGCGGCACAAATTACAGAGGCCGCTGCGAATGGATGGGCGCTCAGTTCTACCGTTCGAGTACTCAGTGGGTCCGCGGGTACTCACGACAGCATGAGTATGGACTACCTTGATGGCTCTCGGCAGTACAGCGTTGCATTTGATGTAGATAGTAACGGTGACACGTTTGTCCGCCTGAACGCCGGCGGATTCAGTACTGGCCCGACCTACACGCTCACCGGGGCAGGTAGCAGCTATCACGAATACGATCTCAGGTTCGACCCCGTCGCGGGATCGGCCGACCTGTTCGTCGACGGAGTCGAACGCCTCAGTAATTACACGGGAGTCGCCTTGGTTCATTCACCGCGAGTCGGTTGGGGGGCAGCGGCGTCAGACGGTACCGGCCGCGCCCATTTCAATTCCGTTGCCTGGACGATTGGCGCGCAGCAGACAGCGACTGCTGTCGGTGCAATTACCAATGATGACAGCGCTTCGGTTTCTGTCAGCAACGTCTCGCAGGTTGAAACTGACGGCGGTCAGACGGCCTTCGACTTCGAAGTTGTTCTTTCTGCTCAGGTTGATACTTCCGTCACTCTGCAAGCTGACACCGCCGTTGGTTCGGCCACGCTTGCGGATAACGATTATCAGGAACTGACCGGTCAATCTGTCGCCTTCTCGCCCGCCACCGTCGCCGGGCCACAGACCCAAACTGTCACAGTCCAGGTCAACGGCGACGGCGTCGTGGAAGTGGATGAGGCGTTCAATTTAATCCTGAGCAACCTGTCTGCTGGCGGGCGTGACGTAGCCTTTGCAGGTGCCGCCGCGACCCTGACCGGACAGGGAACGATTCTTAACGACGACGCTCCGCCAGTAGCGCCGGGCACGCCGGACCTGGATGCTCTGAGCGACACCGGATCGGACGATGCAGATGACCTCACCGCAGATGACACGCCAACGTTCCTCGGCAACGTCGGGGCTGCCGAAGCGGGAGGAACAATTGCACTATTTGCCGACGGAACAGCAGTCGGCAGCGCAGTCGTTGCGGGCGATGGCACGTGGTCTGTCGATTCCAGTCTGCTCGCGGACGGCGTTCACGCCATCACCGCGACATTGACCGACATCCACGGTAATGTCAGTCCACTGTCGGCAGCCCTATCGATTCAGATTGACACTTCGGCACCTGCAGTGCCAGGTGCTCCCGATCTTGAAAATTCAAGCGACACCGGTAATTCGGATACCGACAATCTGACCTCAGACAACACACCTGAGATCTCGGGCACCGCCGAACCGAATGCCATAATCGAAGTCCTCGACGGCGGTACGTCGATCGGCATCACAATGGCTGATGGAACCGGAAACTGGGTGTTCACTGCTCCTACGCTCTCAGACGGCATTCACAGCCTGACGGTCACTGCAACAGACGCTGCAGGAAACACGAGTCCGCCATCGGCTGCACTTGATGTTACGGTCGACACTGCAATTCCGGCAACTCCATCCGTAACTGGGTTCAGCGATGACACCGGCACGCAGGGCGACGGCATCACCGGCGACCAAACGCTATTTGTTTCAGGAAACGCCGAAGTAAACAGCACTGTCGAAGTGTTCCTCGGCGGCAGTTCAATTGGCACTACTTCAGCGGATGGCAGCGGAAACTGGTTGTTTGATTTCACGGGGACGACACTCGGCGATGGCGTTCACAACTTCAGCGCGCAATCGACCGACGTCGCAGGGAACACCAGCATCACGTCCAGCGTCTTCGCCATCACCGTCGATGCCACCGCACCGAATGCCCCTTCCGTGACTGCAATCAGTGTCGACAGTGCAACACCGGGCGACGGCGTGACGAACGACAACACGCTGATCGTATCCGGCACCGCCGAAGCCAACAGCACAGTCGAGGTCTTCCTCGACGGCAACGCGATTGGAACGACGACGACAAATGGTACAGGTGCCTGGTCGTTCGATCACAGCGGCACCGTACTCGCTGACGGCAGTTACAATATCACTGCGGCAGCCACTGACGTCGCTGGCAACATTAGCCCGACTTCAAACGCTCTCGCCGTTACGATCGACACGGTGGCACCCCTGACGCCGTCGACACCGGATCTGGAATCGACCAGCGACACCGGTTCGTCAGACACCGACGACGTTACGTCCGACGACACTCCAACTATTTCCGGTACTGCGGAACCAGATTCGATAGTCGAAGTGTTCGTTGACGGCACTTCACAGGGCACGACAACTGCCGATAGTTCCGGCAACTGGGCATTCACGACGAGCTCAGTATCCGACGGCCCGCATGACTTCACAGTGACCGCGACCGATGCGTCTGGTAACGTGAGTGATGCCTCTACTGCGTTGACCGTCACGATAGACACAATCGCTCCTGCCGCGCCACAAATCGTGTCGCCGACGAATGGAAGTACGACTGCCGATACAACTCCGGATGTGACTGGAACCGCTGAAGCGGGTGCCGAGATCGTCGTCCTGGAAGGTGCTGCAAGCCTTGCAGCCACTTCGGCCGACGGTGCTGGAGACTGGACAGCAACATCATCTCCGCTTGCGGACGGCGTTCACACGATTGAAGCTCATGCGACAGACCTTGCCGGCAATCAATCGACGAACTCTTCGCCCGTGAGCTTCACCGTTCAAACCGGCGGAACAAACGAAGTTCCGATCATCACGAATGTGGAAACGGACGCAACACTGCAGAACAAGGCCCGGCCCGGTGACACCGTCACTCTAATAGCCGCCTTCACTGACCAGAACGTCGGCGACACACATACGGCAACGATTGATTGGGGTGATGGAACGACCTCTGTCGGCGTTGTTGACGCGAACACTGGCACGCTGACCGGAATTCATCAGTATGGAACCGGAGGCGTGTTTGAAGTCTCCGTAACAGTCACAGATAACGTCGGTGATTCGGACACAGAATCGACAAAGGCAATCGTCCGAGGCGTGAGACTCGCCGCCAGCGGCGAACTGCAGGTGGTTGGCAGTCAGTACTCTGACGTAATCCACGTGTACAAGCACCATGCCAAAGTGAAGGTCAAGACATGGCGCGCGTGGACGTGGCCGAAGTGGTATTCGTTTGACGCCGGTGATGTGACGTCATTCCTGATCATCGGTTGCGACGGGAATGACCACATTCACATCGATCACCGCCTGAACCAGCCAGCGACTGTATTTTCCGGGGCGGGCAACGACCATGTCATCACATCCAGTGGTGACGACTTCATCGACGGTGGGGCCGGTCGCGATCACATCTCCAGCGATGGTGGTCACGACACAATCGTTGACATGGACGGAAACAACGTCATCTGGTCCGGCAGCGGAAGCGACACCGTCACGACTGGAAACGGACACGATCGTGTTTATGCGGGAGACGGTGACGACACCGTTGATTCTGGAGACGGTAACAACCTGGTTCACGGCAATGATGGCAACGACACGATCATCTCAGGATCCGGGGCTGATTGCATTCACAGTGGCGATGACGATGACGTCGTCCATTCAGGAGACGGAAACGACTGGATCGACGGTGGTCAAGGCAACGACGTGATCTTCGCCGGCGCAGGTAACGACAGAGTATTCGCTGGCGATGGTCGCGACGTTGTCTTTGGCGGTTCCGGGAATGATCGCCTTGACGGCGGCAGAGGTCAGGACTTGCTCTTCGGCGGTACCGGCCGAGACTACCTGAACGGTGGCCGCGGTGCCGACATTCTGGTTGGAGGCGATGGTCAAGACACTCTCTGCGGCGGCAAGGATAACGACCTTCTGATTGGAGGCAGCCTTGATACCGACTGGGAATCAGCCTTCGACGCGGTCGCCCTCGACGACGCGCTCATGGAATGGGCGACGGGTGACCTCGCAGACACGATGAACATTCTCGGCAATGTCCTCGATGACAACGACAAGGATCATCTGTTCGGCCAGCAGGGGCTGGATAGATTTGTGGCGGGAGTCAGCGATCGAACTTGTCAGTAA